A window of the Lolium perenne isolate Kyuss_39 chromosome 7, Kyuss_2.0, whole genome shotgun sequence genome harbors these coding sequences:
- the LOC127318051 gene encoding ribonucleoside-diphosphate reductase large subunit: MYVVKRDGRTETVHFDKITARLKKLSYGLSQDHCDPVLVAQKVCAGVYKGVTTSQLDELAAETAAALTASHPDYASLAARIAVSNLHKSTKKSFSETIKEMYQHYNERSGLMSPLIAEDIYQVIMKNASRLDSEIIYDRDFDYDYFGFKTLERSYLLKLGGNVVERPQHMLMRVSVGIHKDDIDSAIKTYHLMSQRWFTHASPTLFNAGTPRPQLSSCFLICMKDDSIEGIYDTLKECAVISKSAGGIGVSVHNIRATGSYIRGTNGTSNGIVPMLRVFNDTARYVDQGGGKRKGAFAVYLEPWHADIFDFLDLRKNHGKEENRARDLFFGLWVPDLFMQRVQNNEDWSLFCPYEAPGLADSWGEKFEGLYKKYEREGKAKKVIPAQSLWFDILKAQIETGTPYMLYKDTCNRKSNQQNLGTIKSSNLCTEIIEFTSPEETAVCNLASIALPRFVREKGVPIESHPSKLVGSNGSQNRYFDFDKLGEVTSTITYNLNKIIDVNYYPVETAKRSNMRHRPIGIGVQGLADTFMLLGMPFDSPEAQQLNRDIFETIYYHALKASAELAAKEGPYETYQGCPVSKGIIQPDMWNVVPSSRWNWPALRETISKVGVRNSLLVAPMPTASTSQILGNNECFEPYTSNIYSRRVLSGEFVVVNKHLLHDLTEMGIWTPALKNKIIYEDGSVQKMTEIPDDLKAIYKTVWEIKQKTLVDMAVDRGCYIDQSQSLNVHMDQPNFAKLTSLHFHAWSKGLKTGMYYLRTRAAADAIKFTVDTGFLKVNGDTDVKLAEEDDEAKMAQVVCSLNNREECLACGS, translated from the exons ATGTACGTCGTCAAGCGCGACGGCCGCACGGAGACGGTGCACTTCGACAAGATCACGGCGCGCCTCAAGAAGCTCAGCTACGGCCTCAGCCAGGACCACTGCGACCCCGTGCTCGTCGCGCAGAAGGTCTGCGCCGGGGTCTACAAGGGCGTCACCACCAGCCAGCTCGACGAGCTCGCCGCAGAGACGGCAGCAGCGCTCACGGCATCGCACCCGGACTACGCATCG CTTGCCGCCAGGATTGCCGTGTCCAACCTCCACAAGAGCACCAAGAAGTCATTCTCCGAGAC TATCAAGGAGATGTACCAGCACTACAACGAGAGATCTGGGCTCATGTCCCCTCTCATTGCTGAGGATATCTACCAAGTCATCATGAAG AACGCCTCTCGCCTGGACAGCGAGATTATTTACGACAGAGACTTTGATTATGACTACTTCGGCTTCAAGACTTTGGAGAGGTCTTACCTCTTGAAGCTCGGTGGCAATGTCGTCGAACGGCCACAGCACATGCTAATGAGAGTTTCGGTAGGGATACACAAGGACGACATCGACTCTGCAATCAAAACCTACCATCTCATGTCCCAGCGCTGGTTTACTCACGCTTCGCCAACCCTTTTTAATGCTGGCACCCCCAGGCCGCAG TTAAGCAGCTGTTTCCTCATCTGCATGAAAGATGATAGCATTGAGGGAATCTATGATACTCTCAAGGAATGTGCTGTCATCAGCAAATCTGCTGGAGGAATTGGTGTCTCAGTACACAACATTCGTGCCACTGGGAGTTATATTCGAGGAACAAATGGGACATCCAATGGGATTGTTCCTATGTTGCGTGTTTTCAATGACACTGCTCGTTATGTAGATCAAGGTGGAGGCAAGAGAAAGG GTGCCTTTGCTGTGTACTTGGAGCCCTGGCATGCTGATATCTTTGATTTCCTTGATCTTAGAAAGAACCATGGCAAG GAGGAGAATCGTGCAAGGGATCTTTTCTTTGGTCTCTGGGTTCCTGATCTATTCATGCAGAGAGTACAAAATAATGAGGATTGGTCCCTGTTTTGTCCTTATGAAGCTCCAGGGTTGGCTGATTCCTGGGGCGAGAAGTTTGAGGGCCTGTACAAGAAATATGAGAGAGAA GGCAAGGCAAAGAAAGTTATTCCAGCACAGTCCCTGTGGTTCGACATTTTGAAGGCACAGATAGAGACTGGAACACCTTATATGCTCTATAAG GATACATGCAATAGGAAAAGTAACCAGCAGAATCTGGGCACAATCAAGTCTTCAAACTTGTGCACTGAGATAATTGAGTTCACAAGTCCTGAGGAAACTGCTGTCTGCAACCTAGCGTCTATTGCTTTACCACGTTTTGTAAGGgaaaag GGTGTCCCTATAGAGTCCCATCCATCTAAGCTTGTTGGTAGCAATGGATCACAGAATAGATACTTTGACTTTGACAAGCTGGGCGAG GTTACTTCAACTATTACTTACAATCTAAACAAGATAATCGATGTGAATTATTATCCTGTTGAAACCGCAAAGAGGTCCAATATGCGACACAGGCCAATTGGCATAGGTGTTCAGGGCTTGGCAGACACTTTCATGTTACTTGGCATGCCATTTGATTCACCTGAG GCTCAGCAGTTGAATAGGGATATTTTTGAAACTATTTACTATCATGCTCTGAAAGCTTCTGCTGAACTGGCTGCTAAAGAAGGTCCTTATGAAACATATCAAGGGTGCCCTGTCAGCAAG GGCATTATCCAACCTGACATGTGGAATGTAGTGCCATCGAGCAGATGGAACTGGCCAGCTTTAAGGGAGACTATTTCTAAAGTTGGAGTGAGAAATTCTCTTCTTGTTGCTCCAATGCCCACTGCTTCCACTAGTCAGATTCTTGGCAACAATGAGTGCTTTGAGCCTTACACATCCAACATATACAGTCGACGGGTTCTAAG TGGAGAGTTTGTGGTGGTTAACAAGCATCTTCTCCATGATTTGACTGAGATGGGCATTTGGACACCTGCTCTGAAAAACAAGATTATTTATGAAGATGGTTCTGTTCAAAAGATGACAGAAATCCCTGATGATCTCAAGGCAATCTACAA GACTGTTTGGGAGATCAAGCAGAAAACGTTGGTTGACATGGCTGTTGATCGTGGATGCTACATTGATCAGAGTCAGAGCCTTAATGTTCACATGGACCAACCAAACTTTGCGAAGCTAACTTCATTACatttccatgcttggtccaag GGCCTGAAAACTGGGATGTACTATTTAAGAACACGGGCAGCTGCTGATGCTATCAAGTTTACAGTGGATACAGGCTTTCTGAAGGTTAACGGG GACACTGATGTCAAACTGGCAgaggaagatgatgaagcaaaaATGGCACAGGTTGTCTGTTCCTTGAACAACCGGGAAGAGTGCTTGGCCTGTGGAAGCTAG